Proteins encoded together in one Prunus dulcis chromosome 3, ALMONDv2, whole genome shotgun sequence window:
- the LOC117621943 gene encoding LOW QUALITY PROTEIN: probable terpene synthase 9 (The sequence of the model RefSeq protein was modified relative to this genomic sequence to represent the inferred CDS: inserted 3 bases in 2 codons), whose amino-acid sequence MFSSLSPSLPLVLVSPSFVTSYQRLIHIPTALQHRTRGKQFASFIVSRNTMTSSPSSTEISNPPAPQRRLAQYHPTIWDHKLIDSFTTHYTYELHATRLESLKQNVAETLLAASTSNKGGSASTCSFLKLIDSMQRLGVAYHFEQETDAALLSLVSSSTHGTTDDLHTVALQFRILREHGISISPEVFNKFRSRDGSFKDSLSKDVEGLLSLYEASHLEMPGEEEDHVLEEAKSFSTRNLKQLIGTLEDDNLLKQIVEQSLETPLHWRMPRIEARNFIDIYERDNSKSLALLELAKLDYNLXPISISNGDKGAIKVVERLGFXKNKASFSRDRLMENYLWAMGINYEPRFSECRIGLTKFVCILTIIDDMYDVYGFLDELEHFTHAVCRWNMEAKEELPEYMKPVYAAMLKFGNELADNVFKNNGLDVLPYIKKEWVNLCKSYLVEARWFYRGYTPTLQEYLDNAWTSVGGPGALLHAYLLQGLGSHLTKTSLESFKHGSEIVYWSSFMTRLSDDLGTSKAESERGDVAKAVECYMEEKGTSEEEAQHYINDLICYSWKKMNEESAKTSRIPKSIVKMSLNMARTAHSIFQHGDGIGTSIGVTKDRLISLIANPIPIYHEHKGPRSLVLL is encoded by the exons ATgttctcctccctctctccctccttgCCCTTGGTGTTGGTCTCTCCCTCCTTTGTCACAAGTTATCAAAGATTAATCCATATTCCAACAGCTCTACAGCATAGAACCAGGGGAAAACAATTTGCCTCCTTCATCGTCTCAAGAAACACGATgacatcatcaccatcatcaacGGAGATTAGTAATCCTCCTGCGCCTCAACGGCGATTAGCTCAGTACCATCCTACCATTTGGGACCACAAACTCATCGACTCCTTCACCACTCACTACACC TATGAATTACATGCCACACGATTGGAGAGTCTAAAGCAGAACGTTGCTGAAACGTTGCTGGCTGCATCCACCAGTAACAAAGGCGGCTCTGCCAGCACTTGTTCCTTTTTAAAGCTTATCGACTCAATGCAGCGGTTGGGAGTGGCCTACCATTTTGAGCAAGAGACCGATGCAGCTCTACTTAGTCTCGTTTCTTCGAGCACTCACGGTACCACAGATGATCTTCACACAGTTGCCTTGCAATTCCGGATACTAAGAGAACATGGCATCTCCATTAGCCCAG AAGTGTTTAACAAGTTTAGAAGTAGAGACGGAAGCTTCAAAGACAGCTTAAGCAAGGACGTGGAGGGACTTTTGAGTTTGTACGAAGCCTCACACCTTGAGATGCctggggaagaagaagatcatgTTTTGGAAGAAGCCAAGAGTTTTAGTACCAGAAACTTGAAACAATTAATAGGAACTTTGGAAGACGATAATTTATTGAAGCAAATAGTAGAGCAATCACTAGAAACCCCCCTGCATTGGAGGATGCCAAGAATAGAAGCCCGGAACTTCATCGATATCTACGAAAGAGACAATTCTAAGAGCCTGGCTTTGCTTGAATTGGCCAAGTTGGATTATAATC GTCCAATCAGTATATCAAATGGAGATAAAGGAGCTATCAAG GTGGTGGAGAGACTTGGATT CAAAAACAAGGCAAGTTTCTCAAGGGATAGATTGATGGAGAACTACTTGTGGGCAATGGGGATCAATTATGAGCCCCGATTCTCAGAATGCAGGATTGGCCTCACCAAGTTTGTTTGCATATTAACAATAATTGATGACATGTATGATGTCTATGGATTTCTGGATGAGCTTGAGCACTTTACACATGCAGTATGTCG ATGGAATATGGAAGCAAAGGAGGAGCTTCCGGAATACATGAAGCCAGTTTATGCTGCCATGCTCAAATTTGGCAACGAATTAGCTGATAacgtttttaaaaataatggTTTGGACGTCCTCCCTTATATTAAGAAAGAG TGGGTAAATCTTTGTAAATCATATTTGGTCGAGGCACGGTGGTTTTACAGAGGATACACACCAACTTTACAAGAGTACTTAGACAACGCATGGACTTCAGTGGGTGGCCCTGGTGCTCTTCTCCATGCTTATTTGTTGCAAGGATTAGGAAGCCACCTCACAAAAACTTCACTTGAGTCCTTTAAGCATGGCTCTGAAATTGTATATTGGTCATCCTTCATGACTCGACTTAGCGATGATTTGGGCACTTCCAAG GCTGAAAGTGAGAGAGGTGATGTGGCTAAAGCCGTAGAGTGTTACATGGAAGAAAAAGGCACATCTGAGGAAGAAGCACAGCACTACATAAACGATTTGATCTGCTATTCatggaagaaaatgaatgaGGAAAGTGCAAAAACTAGCAGGATACCAAAAtcaattgtaaaaatgtcacTCAATATGGCGCGGACTGCTCACTCTATCTTTCAACATGGCGATGGTATTGGAACTTCAATTGGGGTCACCAAAGAtcgtttaatttctttgattgCAAATCCTATTCCTATATATCATGAACACAAGGGGCCAAGATCACTGGTTTTATTGTAA
- the LOC117622873 gene encoding uncharacterized protein LOC117622873 isoform X3, translating to MVRLGGFLVCLLIVAMDIVGGILGIEAELEQNKVKHLRLWIFECREPSHAAFKLGLAAAGLLVAAHVVANLLGGCSCICSQEELQKAPPNKQLSVACLVFTWIIFGVGLAMLVIGTWSNHKSRASCGFTHHHFLSIGGIVCFVHGLFCVAYYISATASTY from the exons atggtaAGACTAGGAGGGTTTTTGGTGTGCCTCTTGATCGTGGCAATGGACATCGTAGGTGGGATTCTGGGCATCGAAGCAGAGCTTGAACAAAACAAG GTCAAGCACTTGAGGCTATGGATTTTCGAGTGCAGAGAACCAAGCCATGCAGCTTTCAAGCTAGGATTAGCCGCAGCAGGACTTTTGGTTGCAGCCCATGTTGTTGCTAACTTGCTTGGTGGATGCAGTTGCATTTGTTCTCAAGAAGAGCTCCAAAAGGCACCTCCTAATAAGCAACTTTCTGTGGCTTGCCTCGTCTTCACCTg GATCATTTTTGGGGTTGGATTGGCCATGCTGGTGATTGGGACTTGGTCAAACCACAAGTCAAGAGCTTCATGTGGCTTCACACACCATCATTTTCTGTCAATTGGAGGGATCGTGTGTTTTGTTCACGGCCTGTTTTGTGTAGCATATTACATATCTGCCACTGCATCCACTTACTAA